CGATCTATCGCTCGATCCCTGAAGGTGCCAAAGACTCACAGCGAACAAAAGGGGAAACGACTCTCGGAGACGTTGTTGTCGTTCGCGAACTCGACAAGTCGTCCACCAAACTTCAGGAAGCTTGTGCCAACGGAACGTTCTTCGACGAAGTGGAAATCCACTTCTGTACGACCGTCAAAAACAAGCAACAGCCTTATCTGACTTACAAACTCAAAGACGTCGTCGTCACCAGCTACAGCTTCCACGGAAACTCAGCAGGCGACCCGATTCCGAGCGAAGAAATCACACTCGGTTACACCGAAGTCGAATGGACCTACATCACTGTCGATCCTAAGA
This DNA window, taken from Thalassoglobus sp. JC818, encodes the following:
- a CDS encoding type VI secretion system tube protein Hcp, whose protein sequence is MAAFMKLGDIKGEATDNDHKDWIIIQSMSSPIYRSIPEGAKDSQRTKGETTLGDVVVVRELDKSSTKLQEACANGTFFDEVEIHFCTTVKNKQQPYLTYKLKDVVVTSYSFHGNSAGDPIPSEEITLGYTEVEWTYITVDPKTGDKSGNVPAKYNPGKGAS